The following coding sequences are from one Capsicum annuum cultivar UCD-10X-F1 chromosome 3, UCD10Xv1.1, whole genome shotgun sequence window:
- the LOC107865868 gene encoding acyl carrier protein 1, chloroplastic has protein sequence MASVSANCLRFGCSANQVFNISKISRGVKLVSMGWGRSTAGFPSLRTLRLRVAAAKSETVERVINIVRKQLALPPDTKVSPESTFNKDLGADSLDTVEIVMALEEEFGIAVEEENSENIVTVQDAADLIEKLVEKK, from the exons ATGGCTAGTGTTTCAGCTAATTGTCTCAGATTTGGGTGTTCAGCCAATCAGGTCTTCAACATATCTAAG ATAAGCAGAGGTGTGAAGTTGGTTTCTATGGGTTGGGGAAGGAGTACTGCTGGTTTCCCTTCTCTCAGAACATTACGCCTCCGCGTCGCAGCG GCAAAGTCAGAGACAGTTGAGAGGGTAATAAACATAGTGAGGAAGCAACTGGCTTTACCTCCAGACACTAAAGTCAGCCCTGAAAGTACGTTCAATAAGGACCTTGGTGCCGATTCTCTCGACACT GTGGAAATTGTGATGGCCCTAGAAGAAGAGTTTGGGATTGCAGTAGAAGAAGAGAACTCAGAGAATATTGTAACTGTCCAGGATGCTGCTGACTTGATTGAAAAACTTGTTGAAAAGAAGTAA